From Halomarina ordinaria:
GAGGAGCGACGTGGTCGTGACCGGTTCGTCCACCGCGTCGACGGCGTCCCGTTCGTCCATACCGCTCGCACGCGACCGGCCGGTTTCAATACTCCCGCTTCGTGCCGGGCGAGGGTTCTTCGCGGTGGCCGCCCGACCGTCCACAATGAGTCCGACTGTCGGGAGGGGCCGGTGACGGTCGCACGCTGGGTGCGCGGGCTGTGGACGTACTACCGGGGGTACACGCGGACCGCGATACACGCGGCTTCGACGGCGACGCTGACCATCTTCGGCCTGCTCGCCATCGTCGACCCGCTGTTCGTAGTGGTCGCCATCGTCTCGTACGTCGTCCCACCTATCGCGCTGTACGCGACGGACGCCGACCTCGGGCGAACGACCGCGGCGACCGACGGCGAACCGCCACGCGACGGGTCCGAGCGCGTGCGACGCGTCCCCGCTGGTGGCTCGAAGAGGACGGGAGGTGATACGGACGGCGACTCGGACTCGGATAGCGACGGACGCGATGGCGACAGCGACGCGGACGGGACGGATACCGATTCCGACGGGACGGACACCGACACCGACTCGGACAGCGACGGGTGACGGCGAGCCGAGTGCGAGTGCCCGCGTTCAGAACTCGACCGCGAGGGCGTCGAGGGCGTCGTGCTGGCGGGCGGTGTGGGCCGCGGTCAACGGGGAGACGCTCACGCGGCGTTCGAGGATGGCCCGGCGGTCGGTGCCGACGGGGTCGGTGGTCTCGCCCTCCGCCATCCGGCCCCAGATGCGGTCGACCAGCGTGATGTGACCGTCGCGGCGCTTCGCGCCCATGTCGTACACCGTCGAGGGGGTCGTCACCTCCATCTCGCAGGGCTCGCCGTCGGCGACGGGGACGTTCACGTTCAGGTAGTCGGCCTCCTCGAAGACGCCGCGGTCGAGGGCGCGGTCGACCAGGTACTCCGCGACGCGCATCGCCTCGGCGTACTCGTCGTATCCCGGGTCGAAGGTCCGGTAGTCCACCTCGCCGGTCGGGATGTACATCGAGACGGCGATGGCGGGGACGCCGAAGAAGGCCGCCTCGACGGCCGCGCTGATGGTCCCCGACCGGCCGAGGACGTACTGGCCGAGGTTCGCCCCCCGGTTGCACCCCGAGACGACGACGTCCGTCTCGGGCACGAGCGACGACAGGCCCGCGACGACGCAGTCCGCCGGCGTCCCGTGAATCGCGTAGCCCAGTTCGTGTTCGTCGACGGCGACCCGCGAGGACATCGAGCGCCCCACCGCGCTCTGGTCGTCGGCGGGGGCGACGACGGTGACGTCGGCGACCGAGGAGAGCGCGCGGTGGAGCGCCTGCAGCCCCGTCTCCTCGATGCCGTCGTCGTTCGTCAAGAGGACCTGCATGCCCACCCTGCGCTCGCGCGTCGCAAAAGCGCATCGGGCCGAGAGACCTACAACCCCACCCGGGGTATCGCCGGACGGCACACGCGGCCTGGCCGATGACGCACGATGAACACACGAACAGTCTACACGCTCGTCAGCCTCGGCCTCGTCCTGACCGTGGCGACGAGCATCGCCTTCCTCGGCGGCTGGGACGCCGCCGACGAGACGCCCCTCCCCGACGGTGACGGCGACCGGACGGGAAGCATCGGAACCCTCGCGGTCGACGACAGCGGCCTGACCGAACGCGGGACCACGCCACTGAGCGACCGGCACGGCGGACGCGACGGCCCGGACGACGCGCGTGGCCCCGACGCGGCCGAGGGGCCGTCGGCCGCCGGCGGGGGCGACTCACCCGACCGCGACTCCCCGGAGGGCGAGCACTCACACACCGACGGTGACGCCGGCCGACGCGACGGGCGGTCGGCCGGCGTCGAGGCGACGGGCTGAGTCGAGGGCGGCGGTCGAATCAGTCGAATCAGGTCGGGACGGCGTCCACGGCCGTCTCGGCGTCGACGACGAGGTTGTACGCCCGTTCGTCGTCGTTCCAGAGGAGCAGACCGTTCTCGACGACCAGCAGGTCGCCGAAGTCGGCGCGCAGGAGGTCGCGGTTCAGCGCGGACTCCCGGGTGCAGACTGCGTAGTGGTCGACCGACTGGCTCCCGTCGCCGATGCGAAACAGCGGGTTGCCCCGCCCGAGGTCGTGGCTGAGTTTCACCGCCAGCAGGTCGATGCGGTCGGTGACGTGGTCCTCGGCGTCGGCCATCCGCGCGAAGCGCTCGGCGTCGGGGGCGACGTCGACGGCGCGCGCACCGTCGCGCCGGAGGACGGTCGAGGCGTACTGGACGTCGACGTTGACGAACTCGCCCGGGTCGCCGTCGGGGTCGGTCGCCGCGTCGTCGAGGCGACGCTGGACCTCGGGCACCGCGAGGTCGGGTTCGACGTCGAACGACCAGCCGCGGTCGCTCGGGGTCACGCCCGGCCAGAGGCGCACCTCGGGGCCGTACACCGAGAGGTCCGACTCCCGTTCGAGGGTGCGTTCGACCTCGCGCAGGCCGACGGCGGTGTTCTTGTCGGCGGGCGCGAGGCCGAGGAGGGTGCCGTCGTCCGCGAGACCCGCGGCGTAGCGCCGGGCGACCGACGCGGGGTCGTCCAGTTCGCTCCAGACGTTCGCGAAGAGGACGAGGTCGTAGGTCTCCGCTATTTCGAAGTCCTCGGCCGTCTCGCGGTGGACGGTGACGCGCTGGTTCTCCCGCCCCACGACGAGGCGCTCGAACACGTCGGCGGCGGCGCTCGGTTCGACCGCGTGGTAGTCGACGAGCGCCTCGCCCGCGAGCAGGTCGAGGAGGCCGAGCGCCGGGCCGCCGACGCCCGCACCCACGTCGAGGACGCGCAGGGTTCGGGGGAGCAGGCCCGCCCGCCCGAGGTCGGCGAGGGCGTACTGCGCGACGGCGTAGTAGTCGGGGAGGTGATAGAGCGCGTAGGCGAGCGCCGTCTCCGCGTCGTACTCGACGGGGTGCTGGCGGTAGTAGTCCTCCTTGACCCGTCGAATCGTGGCGCGCAGTCGGTCGCCGCTCTCGCCGGCGTACCACTCCGTCCCGTAGCGCTCGACGAGCAGGTCCTCGAGGCGGGCCTCGTGCCCGCTCGGGAACCGCCGGACCGTCTCGAGTCCCACCTCGGCCGGTCCCTCCTCGACCGGCGTGAAGGTGCCGTCCTCGCGCTCGCGCACCCGGAGGTCGACCGCCGACTCGCGGAGCACCTGCCGGACGACGGCCGGGTGCGGTCGCCCCTCGACGTACTCGCACAACTCCTCGGGGTCGAGCGGGCGCACCGAGCGCAGGTAGCGCGCCGCGTCGAGCACCTGCTCCCGCTGGTCGGCGTTCATCGCCCCGCCTCGCGGTAGAGGACCTCGAAGGCCTCGTCGTCGGCGTCGGCGAGTCGGTCGGCCGCTGCCGCCACCGCCTCCGCGCCGCCGAACGTCGCCTGTATCTCGGCGTAGACGCGCGGCGTCCCGTCGGTGACGCGCTCGACGAGGTCCGAGAGACGCCGCGAGACGGGCGTGTGGAAGCGCTCGTCGACCGGTTCGCCCGCGAGGCCGTAGGCGAGGACGGCGGCGTGCGCCTGCGCCTGGACCGTCCGCATCGCCCGGTCGTGCTCCTCGCCCGTCGTCTCGAAGAGGTCGTTCCCGCGCTCCGCGAGGTCGGCGCGCAGGCGGTCGGTCACCTCGCCCGGTCGGTCCGGGACGACGGCGACCCGGCCGGGGGCGGCGTTCGCGGCGAACAGGGGGTGGAGGCTCACCCGCTCGCGGTCGGGTGCGTGTTCGCGCATCGCCTCGACCGGGCCGGCCATCACGCCGCTGAGGTCGAGCAGCGCGCGCTCGGCCCGCTCGGCGTGAGTGGCGACGGCCGCCCCGACGACGGACATCGGGACGGCGAGGCAGACGGCGTCGAAGCGCTCGGCGGTGTCGAGCGCGACGGCCCGCCCGCCGGTGGTCTCGGCGGCCCGCTCCGCCGCCCCGGGGTCGGTGTCGGCGTAGGCGAGGTCGGCGTCGACGCTCGCGCCGAACCACGTCCCCATCTCGCCCGCGCCGACGACGAGTACGTCCATGCCCCAGCACACTCCCGCGCGGTGCAAAAGCCTGTCCGAGTGCGTTCGCACTCGACGGACGGCCTACGGCCGACGTCCGTCGAGTCGCTCGTGGAGGGTCGCCTCGACGTCGTCCGGGTCCGCCACGTCGGAGAGCGCACAGTGAAACGACGTCCCTGGGAGCCGTCGCCGGAGGACGAGTTCCTCGCTCGTGCGCTCGACACCGGTAAAGCGCGACCACGGGAGGTACACCGACCGGACGGCCCCGAACGGCCGGACGACGATGCCGCCTTCGAGGGCGGTGTAGCGGACGCTCCGTCCAGTGCTGTAGGCGGAGCCGACGAACCCGCCCCCGAGGCTCGCCAGCAGTGAGCCACCGACGTCCGCGAGGTCGCGAGCGAGGAACCACGTCGCGACTCCGGCGACGATGCAGCCAACGCCGAGAGCGACGAACCCGACGCGCTGCCATCGACGCCGTGTCCGGGTCGGCCCGCCGGTCCACTCGACGAGGACGGACTGGTTCGCCATCCGGTCGGCCGCGTATCGATTGTCGGCGGCGACGAGGACGGCGAGTCCCGCGCCCCCCGTCGCGGCGAGGCCGAGGAGGACCGAGAGCGAACCCCGGAGGACCGAACCGGACACGAGCGCGTCGAACATCCAGACGACGATGGCGGCCGTCGGGAGGACGACGAGCGCGAGGTGCAGGCGCGTCCGGGCGAGGACGGGAGCGAGGTCGTATCGCACCGCCGCGAGTGAGAGGATGGCGCCGACGGCGAGGGCGAGTACCGGCCCTCGGGGGACGAGCGATGGCGCGACGAGGGTGCCGACCGCGAAGGTACCCCACGCGCCGAGCGCGAGGGGGAAGCGGAGGGGAGGGCGATTCACGACGGGCGTTCGACCCGCCGGGAGAAAGTTCTTACTCGACGACCAGTTCGCGGGGGTAGTCGGTGAGGTTCTCGTAGCCGTCCTCGGTGACGACGACGATGTCCTCGATGCGGACGCCGCCGACGTCGGGGTCGT
This genomic window contains:
- the surE gene encoding 5'/3'-nucleotidase SurE gives rise to the protein MQVLLTNDDGIEETGLQALHRALSSVADVTVVAPADDQSAVGRSMSSRVAVDEHELGYAIHGTPADCVVAGLSSLVPETDVVVSGCNRGANLGQYVLGRSGTISAAVEAAFFGVPAIAVSMYIPTGEVDYRTFDPGYDEYAEAMRVAEYLVDRALDRGVFEEADYLNVNVPVADGEPCEMEVTTPSTVYDMGAKRRDGHITLVDRIWGRMAEGETTDPVGTDRRAILERRVSVSPLTAAHTARQHDALDALAVEF
- a CDS encoding methyltransferase domain-containing protein; amino-acid sequence: MNADQREQVLDAARYLRSVRPLDPEELCEYVEGRPHPAVVRQVLRESAVDLRVREREDGTFTPVEEGPAEVGLETVRRFPSGHEARLEDLLVERYGTEWYAGESGDRLRATIRRVKEDYYRQHPVEYDAETALAYALYHLPDYYAVAQYALADLGRAGLLPRTLRVLDVGAGVGGPALGLLDLLAGEALVDYHAVEPSAAADVFERLVVGRENQRVTVHRETAEDFEIAETYDLVLFANVWSELDDPASVARRYAAGLADDGTLLGLAPADKNTAVGLREVERTLERESDLSVYGPEVRLWPGVTPSDRGWSFDVEPDLAVPEVQRRLDDAATDPDGDPGEFVNVDVQYASTVLRRDGARAVDVAPDAERFARMADAEDHVTDRIDLLAVKLSHDLGRGNPLFRIGDGSQSVDHYAVCTRESALNRDLLRADFGDLLVVENGLLLWNDDERAYNLVVDAETAVDAVPT
- a CDS encoding prephenate dehydrogenase/arogenate dehydrogenase family protein, encoding MDVLVVGAGEMGTWFGASVDADLAYADTDPGAAERAAETTGGRAVALDTAERFDAVCLAVPMSVVGAAVATHAERAERALLDLSGVMAGPVEAMREHAPDRERVSLHPLFAANAAPGRVAVVPDRPGEVTDRLRADLAERGNDLFETTGEEHDRAMRTVQAQAHAAVLAYGLAGEPVDERFHTPVSRRLSDLVERVTDGTPRVYAEIQATFGGAEAVAAAADRLADADDEAFEVLYREAGR